One Hordeum vulgare subsp. vulgare chromosome 4H, MorexV3_pseudomolecules_assembly, whole genome shotgun sequence DNA window includes the following coding sequences:
- the LOC123449649 gene encoding transmembrane protein 131, which translates to MTTRRRRRRRCSSSAAPSIPLAPLRSASSAARGFLAALCCVFLALALSVSAAAAAGDSVEEDRQEDGRCLGFRDVCADGGSFCFSSSEVQALLASDDVTKEPDLGVSRDRGPSRSMCFPMSGGGMVTCSSADATIAGARDALGGEGKDVARYDAASCQAPLVPDNWMQASHGVPLELDGAASDVSPSASGLYSSSSMNVEISPPVLDWGRSNLYAASVASLTVVNLNNDSVLRVYEPFSTDPQFYVYGYEDLVLQPGENASVTFMFLPKLLGSSSAHLVLQTNFGGFIIQAKGMAVGSPYQILPLTRMDVVIGGHLEKNLSIYNPFDDSLYVEEVAVWMSASESTKQSSHVVCQLGPLDEAVELTSLSSNWLTASSTEFGWPVIHIRPSEQWEVLPSESRTVIELKLQPISEGKVFGAIYMKLRNHTTDKVDIVVIPIELEVHTRTYYDSTDLVSVTFERISSCAGNGSIFSLSLRNDATELLKVVSVTGDNRDGPMIFQLKYLDGLILFPDTVTDIALIRYTASVPKGVPFDNCNIVVETNSSLGSSIVIPCQDIMRASISYTTNAVVAESDEPVAESFPEETSANSRTGSLGSIIETEGPHNMKPTTRGAIRADDMVLRNWRSHGTMTGISVLTNHELVFPVVQIGSQFSEWITVHNPSQQHVSMQLVLNSEEMIGQCRTVNDECEHTFSSRSPEIDSTETRFGFSLGSKAITETYLGPLTSAVLGPIVFRPSNRCMWSSMALIRNNLSGLEWLPLRAPGGWQSIALLEGPEAVWKLEFNLGSNLDDNSTLSKSEIPSPSCNQQLSKEIHVKNSGDLPLRVTKVKVSGVDCGLDGFTVNNCKGFSLAPSESIRMLISFKADFSSVKVQRDLELAMTTGIFVIPMTANVPVCMLKQCKRSYFRSIHWKALILFFGTVSLFFMVFVRGAPYSLSANSQGYYVKIADRKDTISKTVKPSFPQGSNKTSRPIREHRKAEEALPEKCPPSTLDSPRKKDDKSNPDKQQNTTSVISVSPTNPVEDKVSTEATQTSGNLTIRVARDKGRRRKRKVGGAGLAAKFEVSSSHSGNSTPSSPLSPSLTPRQGWSFSGASSELKHKNKLESRLDVEARAPLTGNNKAKNGWSQTAKEQPPARPATSVNPLASSTALTTAWRSPLLAASSPIAPHARAPGSNLTKDKAVKRDEGVTALKKEFTYDIWGDHFSGHLLGKAREVAPGKVFTASEGSSYSFFAREPQVLMMKQPSAPPDSRGRRSLPPDVVSGYAIN; encoded by the exons ATGaccacccgccgccgccgccgccgccgctgctcctCGTCAGCGGCGCCATCCATTCCCCTCGCCCCCCTGCGCTCCGCTTCCTCCGCTGCTCG GGGTTTCTTGGCTGCTCTTTGCTGCGTCTTCTTGGCCCTTGCGCTGTCCGtctcggcggcggcggctgcgggggATTCCGTGGAGGAGGACCGCCAGGAGGACGGTCGCTGCCTCGGCTTCCGGGATGTGTGCGCCGACGGGGGTTCCTTCTGCTTCTCGTCCTCGGAGGTTCAGGCGCTGCTCGCCAGCGATGACGTCACCAAGGAGCCTGATTTGGGGGTTTCAAGGGACCGGGGGCCATCCCGGTCAATGTGCTTCCCGATGTCCGGCGGAGGCATGGTAACTTGCTCCTCTGCAGATGCGACCATCGCAGGGGCGCGCGATGCGTTGGGGGGAGAGGGCAAGGATGTTGCGAGGTATGACGCGGCGTCGTGCCAGGCGCCGCTTGTGCCTGACAATTGGATGCAGGCATCGCACGGGGTGCCACTGGAACTGGACGGCGCGGCCTCAGATGTCAGCCCGAGTGCGAGTGGCCTCTACAGTTCTTCGTCCATGAATGTGGAGATAAGTCCACCAGTGCTGGATTGGGGCAGGAGTAACCTTTATGCAGCCTCTGTGGCCTCCCTGACTGTGGTGAATTTGAACAATGACAGTGTCCTGCGTGTCTATGAGCCATTCAGCACTGATCCACAGTTCTATGTGTATGGATATGAGGACCTGGTTCTGCAGCCCGGCGAAAATGCGTCGGTCACCTTCATGTTCCTGCCGAAGCTGTTGGGCTCTTCTTCAGCACATTTGGTTTTGCAGACCAATTTCGGTGGATTCATCATACAAGCTAAGGGCATGGCTGTCGGGTCGCCGTACCAGATACTTCCATTGACCAGGATGGATGTTGTAATAGGTGGACACCTGGAGAAGAATTTGTCCATATACAACCCTTTTGATGATTCTCTCTATGTCGAGGAAGTGGCAGTTTGGATGTCTGCTTCTGAAAGCACAAAACAATCTTCTCATGTAGTTTGTCAGTTAGGCCCTTTAGATGAGGCAGTGGAGTTAACTTCTTTGAGCAGCAACTGGCTTACAGCAAGCAGCACTGAATTTGGATGGCCAGTGATCCATATTAGGCCTAGTGAGCAGTGGGAGGTGCTTCCTTCAGAAAGCAGGACTGTCATAGAGTTGAAACTGCAACCTATTTCAGAAGGCAAGGTGTTCGGTGCTATCTACATGAAACTGCGCAATCACACAACTGATAAAGTGGACATTGTTGTTATACCTATTGAACTAGAGGTACACACGCGCACCTACTATGATTCCACAGACTTGGTTTCTGTCACGTTTGAGCGAATATCATCTTGTGCTGGAAATGGGTCAATATTTTCCCTTTCTTTACGGAATGATGCAACAGAGTTACTGAAGGTCGTGAGTGTAACTGGGGATAACAGGGATGGCCCGATGATCTTTCAGTTGAAGTATTTGGATGGCTTGATACTCTTCCCTGACACTGTAACAGATATAGCTTTGATAAGATATACTGCTTCAGTTCCAAAGGGTGTTCCATTTGACAACTGCAATATAGTGGTCGAAACAAACAGTTCCCTTGGTAGTTCAATTGTGATACCCTGCCAAGATATAATGCGTGCATCTATTTCTTACACTACCAACGCTGTtgttgctgaatctgatgagccAGTTGCTGAATCATTTCCTGAAGAGACCTCCGCTAACTCAAGGACAGGATCTTTGGGCAGCATCATAGAAACAGAAGGCCCGCATAACATGAAG CCAACAACCAGGGGAGCAATCAGAGCTGATGACATGGTACTTAGGAACTGGAGATCTCATGGTACAATGACTGGGATTTCTGTTCTCACAAATCATGAGCTGGTGTTTCCTGTCGTGCAAATTGGATCACAGTTTTCTGAATGGATAACCGTCCATAACCCAAGCCAGCAACATGTGTCCATGCAGCTGGTACTGAACTCTGAGGAAATGATTGGCCAGTGTAGAACTGTAAACGACGAATGTGAACACACTTTCTCAAGCAGATCTCCTGAAATTGACTCGACAGAGACTAGATTTGGTTTCTCATTAGGTAGCAAAGCAATTACTGAGACCTATCTTGGTCCTTTGACAAGTGCTGTACTTGGTCCCATTGTTTTCCGTCCTTCAAATCGTTGCATGTGGTCAAGCATGGCTTTGATTAGAAACAATTTGTCCGGATTGGAATGGTTACCTCTTCGAGCACCTGGTGGCTGGCAATCTATTGCCCTTTTAGAGGGACCTGAGGCTGTTTGGAAGCTAGAATTTAACCTTGGGTCTAATCTTGACGACAACTCAACACTGTCCAAATCCGAGATCCCCAGCCCTTCGTGCAATCAGCAGTTGTCCAAGGAGATACATGTTAAAAATAGTGGTGACCTTCCTCTTCGAGTCACAAAGGTTAAAGTTTCTGGAGTTGATTGTGGTTTGGATGGATTTACCGTGAACAACTGCAAGGGATTTAGCTTAGCGCCAAGTGAATCAATAAGAATGCTCATTTCTTTTAAAGCTGACTTCTCTTCAGTTAAGGTTCAGCGAGATCTTGAGCTAGCTATGACTACTGGCATCTTCGTAATCCCTATGACTGCAAATGTTCCTGTCTGTATGCTTAAGCAGTGCAAAAGGTCTTACTTCAGATCAATCCATTGGAAAGCATTAATACTCTTCTTTGGAACTGTGTCCTTGTTTTTTATGGTCTTTGTTCGTGGTGCCCCGTATTCTTTGTCAGCAAACTCTCAAGGCTACTATGTCAAGATTGCTGACAGGAAAGATACCATCAGTAAGACTGTTAAGCCCTCTTTTCCTCAGGGCAGTAACAAAACTTCCAG GCCGATAAGGGAACACAGAAAAGCTGAAGAAGCTCTTCCTGAGAAATGCCCTCCTAGTACTCTTGATAGCCCCCGAAAGAAAGATGACAAGAGTAACCCAGATAAACAACAGAATACAACTTCAGTTATATCTGTGTCCCCAACTAATCCCGTGGAAGACAAGGTATCAACCGAAGCTACGCAAACTAGCGGGAACCTTACTATCAGAGTTGCTCGAGACAAAGGGAGGCGAAGGAAGCGAAAAGTTGGTGGTGCAGGACTGGCAGCAAAATTTGAGGTTTCTAGCAGCCACAGCGGGAATTCAACACCATCTTCGCCGCTGTCACCGAGTTTAACCCCTAGACAAGGCTGGTCCTTTTCTGGAGCATCATCCGAACTGAAGCACAAAAATAAACTCGAGAGTAGACTTGATGTCGAAGCAAGGGCACCATTAACTGGGAATAACAAAGCGAAGAATGGCTGGTCCCAAACTGCCAAGGAGCAGCCACCTGCACGTCCAGCGACATCTGTAAACCCATTGGCTTCATCCACTGCACTGACCACAGCATGGCGCTCACCATTGTTGGCCGCGTCTTCCCCAATTGCTCCGCATGCTCGTGCTCCTGGCTCCAACCTGACGAAAGATAAGGCTGTGAAGCGAGATGAGGGTGTCACTGCACTGAAGAAAGAGTTCACTTATGACATATGGGGTGATCATTTCTCTGGACATCTGCTGGGGAAAGCAAGGGAGGTCGCACCGGGCAAGGTGTTTACTGCTTCTGAAGGGTCCTCCTACAGTTTCTTTGCAAGAGAGCCTCAGGTCCTCATGATGAAGCAACCATCTGCGCCGCCCGACTCTCGTGGCCGCAGATCGCTGCCGCCTGATGTAGTGTCTGGTTATGCAATAAATTAA